One region of Quercus lobata isolate SW786 chromosome 2, ValleyOak3.0 Primary Assembly, whole genome shotgun sequence genomic DNA includes:
- the LOC115956845 gene encoding uncharacterized protein LOC115956845 → MENPLRLKSLNHISILCRSLEESLDFYLNVLGFFPIRRPGSFDFEGAWLFNYGIGIHLLQSEDPDSMPKIGHINPKHNHISFQCESMATVEKKLKDMKIEYVKSRVEEGGIYVDQLFFHDPDGSMIEICNCDNLPVIPLAGDTTRSCSLVKCNFQQQAQQQQQQQIQQAVQMTQQQQVTCLSSVHLKEDYLPCA, encoded by the exons ATGGAAAATCCACTGCGCCTTAAGTCCTTGAATCACATCTCGATTTTGTGCAGATCATTAGAGGAGTCTCTCGATTTCTACCTGAATGTTCTTGGTTTCTTTCCTATCAGAAGGCCTGGTTCTTTTGACTTTGAGGGTGCATG GCTATTCAATTATGGTATTGGCATACACCTACTTCAATCTGAAGACCCTGATAGCATGCCCAAGATTGGCCACATTAATCCCAAGCACAACCACATTTCTTTCCAA TGTGAGAGCATGGCAACCGTAGAGAAAAAGTTAAAGGACATGAAGATAGAGTACGTGAAAAGCAGGGTGGAAGAGGGTGGAATTTACGTTGATCAGCTTTTCTTCCATGACCCAGATGGCTCAATGATAGAAATCTGCAACTGTGACAACTTACCTGTGATTCCTCTAGCTGGTGACACCACCAGATCATGCTCACTTGTCAAATGCAATTTCCAGCAGCAGgcacaacaacaacagcagcagcagATTCAACAAGCAGTACAAATGACACAACAACAGCAAGTCACATGCCTATCTTCTGTTCACTTGAAGGAAGATTATCTTCCCTGTGCATAA